One window of Legionella pneumophila subsp. pneumophila str. Philadelphia 1 genomic DNA carries:
- a CDS encoding magnesium transporter CorA family protein — translation MHSFDSIAVEFDLKNHSMQKIAIEDLNIDYQDKDKIYWIHSDLNQKNIFKKLREKLRLPEEVIQLCGEKDNRSTTIEIDEALTLQIQGLCSMKLNDNYDADFGNLIIHLTPNYCFTASKTLSSVLFDLLKSCPKSLPYAKTSCFLLFLLLEGVINDYAKIHLAYEELADQLDAQARTTNKNTYSQVLELKHGVMKIKRYTIAIREILMRLTSRNILVISEQCRNSLYNLSNHCHLIVNEIDSLRDILNGLLGQIDNQLMQNMNETMRVLTAFAAIFLPLSLITGIYGMNFYWMPELGWKYGYFWALGLIVLCALLLFLIFRKKKWF, via the coding sequence ATGCATTCGTTTGATTCAATCGCTGTTGAATTTGATTTAAAAAATCATAGTATGCAAAAAATTGCGATTGAGGATTTAAACATCGATTACCAGGATAAAGATAAAATTTATTGGATACATAGCGATTTAAACCAGAAAAACATCTTTAAAAAATTGCGAGAAAAATTACGATTACCTGAAGAAGTGATTCAATTGTGTGGAGAAAAAGACAATAGATCCACAACCATAGAGATCGATGAAGCGCTCACTTTGCAAATTCAAGGCTTGTGCTCAATGAAGTTGAATGACAATTATGATGCTGATTTTGGCAATTTGATTATTCATCTCACACCAAATTATTGCTTTACAGCTTCTAAAACACTTTCTTCAGTTTTGTTTGACCTGTTAAAAAGCTGCCCAAAATCCTTACCCTATGCCAAAACATCTTGTTTTTTGTTATTTTTGCTTCTGGAAGGAGTAATTAATGATTATGCCAAGATTCATTTAGCTTATGAAGAATTGGCCGATCAATTGGACGCGCAAGCTCGTACCACCAATAAAAATACCTATTCGCAAGTTTTGGAATTAAAACATGGTGTAATGAAAATTAAGCGTTATACCATAGCAATAAGAGAAATATTAATGCGTCTCACTAGCCGAAATATTTTAGTCATCTCAGAGCAGTGTCGAAACTCCTTATATAATTTATCGAATCACTGCCATCTTATTGTCAATGAAATAGACTCTCTTCGCGATATATTAAATGGCTTATTAGGACAAATCGACAATCAGTTGATGCAAAACATGAATGAGACTATGAGAGTATTAACTGCCTTCGCAGCCATATTCTTACCTTTAAGTTTAATTACCGGAATTTATGGGATGAATTTCTACTGGATGCCGGAATTAGGTTGGAAATATGGCTACTTTTGGGCACTTGGATTAATCGTGCTGTGTGCTCTGCTACTGTTTTTAATTTTCAGAAAAAAGAAGTGGTTTTAG
- a CDS encoding HD domain-containing protein, protein MNQDMEKIEKMYQLIMEINKLKLVFRNTVTNPQRNESTAEHSWSASMITLILMNQLKREFTEVDELKTIKLVLIHDVVEIYAGDVLAFDLAARKDKEKVELEALEKLSAVYPSFGIELDSLWHEFEERKSLEAKIAKAADAICPIFQRLQAKQSYIPFNISMAQLEKTKYPYFQFSKTFSNLFEKLKADLLKEQLIFL, encoded by the coding sequence ATGAATCAAGATATGGAAAAAATTGAAAAGATGTATCAACTGATTATGGAAATAAATAAGTTGAAGCTTGTTTTCCGTAATACCGTAACTAATCCTCAACGGAATGAAAGCACAGCGGAGCATTCCTGGTCAGCCTCTATGATAACCCTTATTCTCATGAATCAATTAAAAAGAGAATTTACAGAGGTCGATGAATTAAAAACTATCAAATTGGTTCTTATCCATGATGTCGTTGAAATTTATGCTGGAGATGTTCTGGCTTTTGATTTAGCGGCAAGGAAGGATAAGGAAAAAGTTGAATTAGAAGCGCTTGAAAAACTAAGTGCTGTCTATCCTTCATTTGGGATAGAATTGGATAGTTTATGGCATGAGTTTGAGGAAAGAAAAAGTCTTGAGGCAAAAATAGCCAAAGCAGCCGATGCGATTTGTCCAATTTTCCAACGTCTCCAGGCAAAACAATCTTATATCCCTTTTAATATTTCAATGGCTCAACTTGAGAAAACAAAATACCCTTATTTTCAATTTAGTAAAACGTTCAGTAACTTGTTTGAAAAATTAAAAGCGGATTTACTCAAAGAGCAACTTATTTTTTTATAG
- a CDS encoding helicase HerA-like domain-containing protein codes for MYDDLWKPYASIQLPSLKLGGIVLNGQLLSETPIHLVLKAFNRHGLIAGATGTGKTKTMQVLAEQLSLNGVPSLVMDIKGDISGLAMPGQTSTKLVERGQQLHIDFTPRGFPVELLTLTPQDLGVPLRARIDDFGPLLFSLMLDLNDTQAGVVTVLFEYAKANQLNLVNLDDFKSLLQFAQTDRGNQLIAAQYGGVASTSIGTIVRKIIELESQGGKQFFGEPSFVIQDLLRTDANGHGVISILRLLNMQDKPKLFSSFMLKLLSDVYRQMPELGDPDKPRLVLFIDEAHLIFNYSSKALLNLIETIVKLIRSKGIGLIFCTQTPNDIPEAVLSQLGLKIQHSLRAFTAKDRKALKLVSQNFPVSSYYNTEQLLTTLSIGEALVSALDAKGQPTPLVQAMIRAPESRMGTLSNEELKVLVNQSPLFAKYYQMIDVPSAKEKLSELISEQQVAKQQTSQKENDSSVLNNLSKNTLFRQVVRQVFRELTRAILSLFKIKRN; via the coding sequence ATGTATGATGATCTATGGAAGCCTTATGCGTCTATTCAACTACCCTCTTTAAAATTGGGCGGCATTGTTTTAAATGGTCAGTTACTCTCTGAAACGCCTATTCACTTAGTGTTAAAGGCTTTCAATCGGCATGGTTTAATTGCGGGAGCAACCGGAACAGGTAAAACGAAAACCATGCAGGTATTGGCAGAGCAATTATCTCTAAATGGAGTACCCAGTTTAGTGATGGACATTAAGGGGGATATTTCTGGTTTGGCTATGCCAGGTCAAACTTCTACTAAACTAGTGGAGAGAGGCCAGCAGTTACATATCGATTTTACTCCCCGAGGTTTCCCGGTAGAGCTATTGACGCTTACTCCACAAGACCTCGGGGTTCCATTACGTGCGAGAATTGATGATTTTGGTCCCCTGCTTTTTTCGCTGATGCTGGATCTGAACGACACTCAAGCAGGAGTTGTCACTGTATTATTTGAGTATGCCAAGGCGAATCAACTGAATTTGGTTAATTTGGATGATTTTAAATCTTTGCTCCAATTTGCTCAAACGGATAGAGGCAACCAGCTGATTGCCGCCCAATATGGCGGAGTCGCTTCCACATCCATTGGGACTATTGTCCGTAAAATCATCGAGCTCGAGTCTCAGGGTGGGAAACAGTTTTTTGGTGAACCTTCCTTTGTCATTCAGGATTTGCTGAGAACGGATGCAAATGGTCATGGTGTTATCTCGATATTAAGATTATTAAACATGCAAGACAAGCCGAAGTTATTTTCCAGTTTTATGCTGAAATTGCTGTCTGATGTTTATCGCCAAATGCCGGAATTAGGTGATCCGGACAAACCACGGTTGGTTCTCTTTATCGATGAGGCGCATTTAATTTTTAATTATTCCAGCAAAGCATTACTTAATTTAATAGAAACAATAGTTAAGCTAATCCGATCTAAAGGAATTGGGTTGATATTTTGCACTCAAACGCCTAACGATATCCCTGAGGCTGTTTTAAGCCAATTGGGGTTAAAAATCCAACACTCATTACGTGCTTTTACTGCAAAAGATCGAAAAGCCTTAAAGTTGGTATCGCAGAATTTTCCAGTATCCAGTTATTATAATACTGAGCAACTACTCACTACTTTAAGTATAGGGGAAGCTTTAGTGAGTGCCTTGGATGCCAAGGGTCAACCGACACCTTTAGTCCAAGCGATGATTAGAGCTCCCGAATCGCGTATGGGGACTTTAAGCAATGAGGAATTAAAAGTTTTAGTGAATCAATCTCCTCTTTTTGCTAAATATTATCAAATGATAGATGTGCCCTCTGCGAAAGAGAAATTGTCTGAACTAATCTCTGAGCAACAAGTTGCAAAACAACAGACCAGTCAGAAAGAAAACGATTCCTCCGTGTTGAATAATTTAAGTAAAAACACCTTATTCCGACAAGTGGTACGTCAAGTTTTTAGGGAACTCACCAGAGCGATTTTGTCTTTATTTAAGATTAAAAGGAACTAG
- a CDS encoding nicotinate phosphoribosyltransferase: protein MINITGTYTDQYQLAMAQVCFLKGQHERIATFDYFFRALPFKGGYAIFAGLEDLLDVLEQLRFEQQDIEFLQHQNMHPDFIRYLQQFKFNGTVYTSLEGDVVFPTRPVVIIEANLIEAQIIETLLLNIINFQTLIATKARRIRQVAGERILIDFGLRRAQGAGGYFASRAAIVGGFDSTSNVRAGRDYSIPVSGTMAHSFIQSYDSEIQAFSDYAEAWPENCILLVDTYNTLQSGIPNAIKIAKEMEKRGHRLKGIRLDSGDLAWLAKRARHMLDEAGLNYVAITASNQLDEYVIKNLLEQDAPIDAFGVGTNLAIGAPDAALDGVYKLAFINGQPRIKLSDTPAKITIPYQKQVYRVFERDGTYRGADVVCLKTEKKIDMMHHPFEILKSLSIKHYKKEALLHKVMENGKRLLPKKSLGEIARFSQQCFDRLPLEYKRFINPHIYKVGLSTELKMKRDQLIAEHSR, encoded by the coding sequence ATGATAAACATCACAGGAACCTACACTGATCAATATCAATTGGCTATGGCTCAAGTGTGTTTTTTAAAAGGGCAGCATGAGCGCATAGCGACATTCGATTATTTTTTTCGTGCTCTTCCTTTTAAAGGAGGCTATGCGATTTTTGCGGGTTTGGAGGATTTACTGGATGTTCTCGAACAACTTCGCTTTGAACAACAAGATATAGAGTTTTTACAACATCAGAATATGCATCCTGACTTTATTCGCTATTTGCAGCAGTTTAAGTTCAATGGTACGGTGTATACGTCGCTCGAGGGAGATGTTGTATTTCCTACGCGGCCAGTGGTTATTATCGAAGCCAATTTGATTGAAGCACAAATCATAGAAACGTTATTATTAAATATTATTAATTTTCAGACACTTATTGCGACAAAAGCCAGACGCATCAGGCAGGTTGCGGGAGAACGGATTTTAATTGATTTTGGACTAAGGAGAGCACAGGGTGCTGGAGGGTATTTTGCAAGCCGTGCAGCCATAGTCGGTGGCTTTGATTCGACAAGCAATGTCAGAGCAGGGCGTGATTATTCAATTCCTGTATCGGGTACTATGGCTCATTCCTTTATCCAAAGTTACGATAGCGAGATACAAGCTTTTTCTGATTATGCTGAAGCTTGGCCGGAGAATTGCATCTTGTTAGTAGATACTTATAATACGTTGCAAAGTGGTATTCCTAATGCAATCAAAATAGCTAAGGAAATGGAGAAGAGAGGACATAGACTCAAAGGCATTCGCCTGGATAGTGGCGATTTGGCATGGTTAGCCAAGAGGGCTCGCCACATGTTAGACGAGGCCGGTTTAAACTATGTGGCTATTACCGCTTCCAATCAACTCGATGAATATGTCATCAAGAATTTGTTAGAGCAGGATGCGCCTATTGATGCTTTTGGTGTGGGGACCAATCTCGCGATTGGTGCCCCGGATGCGGCTCTTGATGGGGTTTATAAATTAGCGTTTATAAATGGTCAACCTAGGATTAAATTATCGGATACCCCTGCAAAGATCACTATTCCTTATCAAAAGCAAGTCTACAGGGTGTTCGAAAGAGATGGGACATATCGAGGTGCGGATGTTGTCTGTCTCAAAACGGAAAAAAAAATTGATATGATGCATCATCCTTTTGAAATTCTAAAATCGCTTTCGATAAAGCACTATAAAAAAGAAGCATTACTGCATAAAGTGATGGAAAACGGCAAACGGTTACTACCTAAAAAATCACTTGGAGAAATAGCCAGGTTTAGCCAGCAATGTTTTGATCGATTGCCTTTGGAATACAAGCGTTTTATTAATCCTCATATCTATAAAGTGGGTTTAAGTACCGAGCTTAAAATGAAGAGAGATCAACTGATAGCTGAACACTCAAGATAA
- the pncA gene encoding bifunctional nicotinamidase/pyrazinamidase, which translates to MKTLIILDVQNDFMPGGSLGVPNGDAIVPVINSILHCFDLIVASQDWHPSNHISFASNHTGRKPFEKIKLGNLEQTLWPDHCVQGSVGAQFHPKLNTNSIEAIFRKGTDPNIDSYSGFYDNLHKKTTGLAGYLREKGARELYFCGLCADICVYFTIKDALSQGFDCYLVEDATQALVKDDFIKIKKELIKQGSHIINSSNLLNNLQ; encoded by the coding sequence ATGAAGACTTTAATCATCCTCGATGTTCAAAATGATTTCATGCCAGGCGGCTCACTGGGGGTACCGAATGGTGATGCGATTGTTCCCGTTATTAACAGCATTTTGCATTGTTTTGATCTGATTGTTGCTTCACAGGATTGGCATCCCTCTAATCATATCAGTTTCGCCTCCAATCATACTGGCAGGAAACCTTTTGAAAAAATCAAGCTGGGGAATTTAGAACAAACTTTATGGCCAGATCATTGTGTTCAGGGTAGTGTTGGAGCGCAATTTCATCCGAAATTAAATACTAATTCTATTGAAGCTATTTTTCGAAAAGGAACTGACCCCAATATAGATAGCTACAGTGGTTTTTATGATAATCTGCATAAAAAAACTACAGGGCTTGCCGGTTATCTGCGCGAAAAAGGCGCTAGAGAACTTTATTTTTGTGGTTTGTGCGCTGATATTTGTGTTTATTTTACAATTAAGGATGCTCTCAGTCAGGGATTTGATTGCTATTTGGTTGAGGATGCAACTCAAGCGCTTGTGAAAGATGATTTCATAAAAATAAAAAAAGAATTGATAAAACAAGGCTCTCACATAATTAACAGTTCAAATTTGCTTAATAATTTACAATAA
- a CDS encoding VOC family protein: MSIQLNHTIVWVKDRDKSAHFLTEILGLPEAIPYGPFMVVEMSNHVSLDFCKTDKEITPQHYAFLVTETEFDDIFKRICERKMDYWADPGQTRLGQMNYNDGGRGLYFNDPNGHLLEIITKPYGSGS; encoded by the coding sequence ATGAGTATACAATTGAATCATACTATCGTATGGGTAAAAGATCGGGACAAATCAGCTCACTTCCTTACAGAAATTTTGGGGTTGCCTGAAGCAATTCCATATGGCCCATTTATGGTCGTTGAAATGAGCAACCATGTGAGCCTTGATTTCTGTAAAACAGATAAAGAAATTACCCCCCAACATTATGCCTTTTTAGTAACAGAAACTGAATTTGATGATATTTTTAAACGAATTTGCGAACGTAAAATGGATTATTGGGCTGATCCGGGACAAACCCGATTAGGTCAAATGAATTATAATGATGGGGGTCGAGGATTATATTTTAATGATCCCAATGGCCACCTTCTTGAAATCATTACGAAACCTTATGGTAGCGGGTCTTAA
- a CDS encoding MFS transporter, which yields MYPKTKLSFMTLLLLISFASVNAVLFTPALPSITAFFRITEHAAQQTITCFLVGYAIGQLVYGPTANRYGRKKTLYIGIGLQIISSLLCVLAGMISMYPLLVLGRFLLALGSGVGLKMTFTLVNECYEPQLAAQKTSYLMLAFAIAPGLSVALGGILNSHYGWESCFYAGTVYGAILLAMVRQLPETQKNLQLEAFQMKHLLQGYVSQFKNKPLISGGALMGGASCFVYIFAATAPFIAINLLGMSTAEYGAANILPSLGLTLGSIWSAQFAKKYSQRAGIQLGILISGFAALAMMMAALTHHSALIKLFFPMIFIYLGLSFIFANASTFAMSHTSDKAHGSAVMNFINMGLVTVVILGLSLLPMSQYLLPAIYIILCIFMMWLFFSFIKSNEIISSIDRNKES from the coding sequence ATGTATCCAAAAACCAAACTTTCTTTCATGACTTTATTATTGTTAATTTCTTTTGCTTCCGTGAATGCTGTCCTATTTACACCGGCATTGCCCAGCATTACTGCATTTTTCAGGATCACAGAACATGCCGCACAGCAGACAATTACCTGTTTTTTGGTTGGTTATGCCATAGGGCAACTTGTTTATGGCCCTACAGCGAATCGCTATGGAAGGAAAAAAACACTTTATATAGGTATTGGCTTGCAAATTATCAGCAGTCTTCTATGTGTATTGGCCGGAATGATTTCCATGTACCCGTTGCTTGTTTTAGGACGATTTCTATTAGCCTTAGGATCCGGTGTAGGACTGAAGATGACTTTTACTTTGGTTAATGAATGCTATGAGCCTCAATTAGCCGCGCAAAAAACCTCCTATCTGATGCTGGCTTTTGCGATAGCACCCGGTTTGAGTGTTGCACTTGGCGGCATTTTAAACTCCCATTACGGCTGGGAAAGTTGCTTTTATGCAGGAACTGTTTATGGTGCTATTCTGCTTGCCATGGTCAGGCAACTTCCCGAAACACAAAAAAATCTTCAACTCGAAGCGTTTCAAATGAAACATCTGCTCCAGGGATATGTAAGTCAATTTAAAAACAAGCCATTAATCTCTGGTGGAGCATTAATGGGTGGCGCATCCTGCTTTGTCTACATTTTCGCAGCAACGGCACCATTTATTGCCATCAATTTGCTAGGAATGAGTACAGCAGAGTATGGCGCTGCCAATATTTTACCTTCCTTGGGTCTGACCCTCGGCTCAATCTGGTCTGCTCAATTTGCAAAAAAATACTCGCAACGCGCGGGAATCCAATTAGGCATTTTAATCTCAGGGTTTGCCGCACTGGCAATGATGATGGCCGCGTTAACCCATCATTCAGCGCTTATCAAGCTATTTTTTCCCATGATATTCATCTATTTGGGACTATCTTTTATTTTTGCAAATGCTTCGACATTTGCCATGAGCCATACCTCCGATAAAGCCCATGGCTCCGCGGTTATGAACTTCATCAATATGGGATTGGTTACAGTGGTTATTTTGGGATTAAGCTTACTTCCAATGTCACAATATTTATTACCAGCCATCTACATCATTCTATGCATTTTCATGATGTGGCTATTCTTTTCTTTCATAAAAAGTAATGAAATAATTTCTTCTATCGACAGGAACAAGGAATCATGA
- a CDS encoding LysR family transcriptional regulator: MGKFDQITYFIAVVEEHGFAAAARKFGVSTAAVSRQIARLEAELKAELLVRTTRKLSLTDIGARYYQQCKKTLLELNEAEIAIANSRNEAVGILNVTSSRYFAMRFLLPYLPEFMELNPKLQIKIELAERFPDLAQENVDVLFGVSMEGPPELVRKRVSTTRYVLCASPDYLAKNGIPKTPSELGKHRYITHSMRNPDNLVTFKDNEQIYVEPVLWLNDSRALCECALLGMGIIKLHEYIVTEALQDGRLIEVLPEFQESSLSVYLYYQASRYLQPKIRRFIDFFTK, from the coding sequence ATGGGTAAATTTGATCAAATCACTTACTTTATTGCTGTTGTTGAAGAGCATGGTTTTGCAGCAGCCGCAAGAAAATTTGGCGTATCTACAGCCGCTGTTAGCAGGCAGATTGCACGTCTTGAAGCCGAGCTAAAAGCAGAGCTGTTGGTGAGAACAACTAGAAAATTATCATTAACTGACATCGGGGCTCGCTATTATCAGCAATGCAAAAAGACTCTTTTGGAGTTGAATGAGGCAGAAATAGCGATTGCTAATAGTCGGAATGAAGCGGTGGGCATATTAAATGTTACTAGCAGCCGTTATTTTGCTATGAGATTTCTTCTCCCTTATTTACCAGAATTCATGGAGTTAAATCCAAAATTGCAGATTAAAATTGAATTGGCGGAAAGATTTCCTGATTTAGCTCAGGAAAACGTTGATGTGCTTTTTGGTGTTTCTATGGAGGGTCCCCCTGAACTGGTGCGCAAGCGAGTTTCTACAACACGGTATGTGCTTTGCGCATCGCCGGATTATCTGGCAAAAAATGGTATTCCCAAAACACCTTCCGAACTTGGGAAGCACCGTTATATCACTCACAGCATGCGAAATCCTGATAATTTGGTTACATTTAAAGACAATGAGCAGATTTATGTTGAACCTGTGTTATGGCTCAATGATAGTCGTGCTTTGTGTGAGTGCGCCTTACTTGGGATGGGAATTATCAAATTACATGAATACATAGTGACTGAAGCATTGCAAGATGGGCGCCTCATTGAGGTTTTGCCTGAATTCCAAGAGTCCAGTTTATCGGTGTACCTTTATTATCAGGCAAGCCGATATTTACAGCCTAAGATACGAAGATTTATTGATTTTTTTACAAAATAA